The following are from one region of the Stanieria sp. NIES-3757 genome:
- a CDS encoding urea ABC transporter, urea binding protein, whose translation MSRLGRRKFLIYGSAGIGTSILLKACASGGGDTNTTETPSNTPTNAATPASSGGDTIKVGILHSLSGTMAISETTVVEAEKLAIKEINAAGGLLGKQIEAVTEDGASDWPTFAEKAAKLIDNDQVVTVFGCWTSASRKAVLPVFESKKHMLWYPVQYEGQECSQNIFYTGAAPNQQIEPAVDWLLENKGKEFFLVGSDYVFPRTANTIIKEQLKAKGGTVVGEDYLPLGDTEVTSIITKIKAALPNGGVIFNSLNGDSNVALFKQMQGAGLTADKYPTMSVSIAEEEVRQIGKEYLLGHYAAWNYFQTVDSPTNNKFVEAFKAEYGEDRVTNDPMEAAYIMVYLWKQAVEQAGTTDLEAVRKAAVGQEFDAPEGKVKMFPNHHISKTVRIGQVRDDGLFDIVWSTEGPVDPVPWNQYVPETKGFACDWTDPNKGGKYKVEKT comes from the coding sequence ATGTCAAGATTAGGACGACGTAAATTTCTTATCTACGGTTCGGCAGGGATTGGCACTAGCATCTTATTAAAAGCCTGTGCTAGTGGCGGAGGGGATACTAATACCACTGAGACACCTAGTAATACTCCCACCAATGCTGCTACTCCTGCTAGTAGTGGTGGTGATACGATTAAAGTAGGAATACTTCATTCTCTCAGTGGTACGATGGCAATTAGTGAAACCACTGTCGTTGAAGCAGAGAAGCTAGCGATTAAAGAAATCAATGCTGCTGGTGGTTTATTGGGTAAACAAATTGAAGCAGTTACTGAAGATGGTGCTTCTGATTGGCCTACCTTTGCGGAAAAAGCAGCTAAATTAATCGATAATGATCAGGTTGTAACTGTATTTGGTTGCTGGACTTCTGCCAGTCGTAAAGCGGTATTGCCTGTGTTTGAATCGAAAAAACACATGCTGTGGTATCCTGTTCAATACGAAGGGCAAGAATGTTCACAAAACATCTTCTATACTGGTGCTGCACCCAACCAACAAATTGAACCTGCGGTAGATTGGTTGTTAGAAAACAAGGGTAAAGAGTTCTTCTTAGTTGGTTCTGACTATGTTTTTCCCCGTACTGCTAATACCATTATCAAAGAACAGTTAAAAGCCAAAGGTGGAACAGTAGTTGGTGAAGATTATTTACCCTTGGGCGATACAGAAGTCACTTCTATTATTACGAAAATCAAAGCAGCTTTGCCTAACGGTGGTGTAATTTTCAATAGTTTAAATGGCGACAGTAATGTTGCTTTGTTTAAACAAATGCAGGGTGCAGGATTAACCGCAGATAAGTATCCCACCATGTCTGTTAGTATCGCTGAAGAAGAAGTACGGCAAATTGGTAAAGAATATTTACTGGGTCACTACGCAGCTTGGAATTATTTCCAAACTGTAGATAGCCCTACTAACAACAAATTTGTTGAAGCTTTCAAAGCAGAATATGGTGAAGACAGAGTAACCAATGACCCAATGGAAGCTGCCTATATCATGGTTTATTTGTGGAAACAGGCAGTAGAACAAGCGGGAACGACTGATTTAGAAGCAGTACGTAAAGCTGCTGTGGGTCAAGAATTTGATGCCCCTGAAGGCAAAGTGAAAATGTTCCCCAATCACCACATCTCTAAAACTGTCAGAATCGGTCAAGTCAGAGATGATGGTTTATTTGATATTGTTTGGTCAACTGAAGGTCCTGTCGATCCTGTACCTTGGAATCAGTATGTTCCAGAGACTAAAGGTTTCGCCTGTGATTGGACTGATCCTAACAAAGGCGGTAAATACAAAGTAGAGAAAACTTAA